A genomic stretch from Sphingobacterium sp. ML3W includes:
- the bioC gene encoding malonyl-ACP O-methyltransferase BioC, translating to MLNIIDKQRIKSRFSKAAQSYHVAAVVQGQIAEKMINLLRNIFLIRPDRLLEIGCGTGLFSRLLLQYLSPKHTIFNDICPEMIKSVKSIVLSQQSLTAYSSALHDPQHYSFISADAETCNLPDGLDLITSCSTIQWFEDPSTFFARCHTALHANGILAFSTFGEENMREISSTTGVGLTYPTQSALVAELLALDYEILLVEEELLSLTFESPLQVLTHLKKTGVTGIKNHRWTKSKLQAYCTEYIDRYAVGTQVPLTYHPIYIIAKKK from the coding sequence ATGCTTAACATCATAGACAAACAACGGATCAAATCCCGCTTTTCGAAAGCCGCACAGAGTTACCACGTAGCGGCGGTTGTGCAGGGTCAAATTGCCGAAAAAATGATTAACCTGCTCAGGAATATTTTTCTCATCAGACCAGATAGGCTGCTCGAAATAGGCTGTGGAACCGGACTTTTTTCCCGTTTGTTGCTCCAGTACCTTTCTCCGAAGCATACGATCTTCAACGATATCTGTCCAGAAATGATCAAAAGTGTGAAGAGTATTGTCTTGTCGCAGCAGTCCTTGACAGCGTATAGTTCGGCGCTGCATGATCCGCAACATTACAGCTTTATCAGCGCCGATGCCGAAACCTGTAACTTACCTGACGGACTGGATCTCATTACCTCCTGTTCCACTATTCAATGGTTTGAAGACCCTAGCACCTTCTTTGCGCGCTGCCATACCGCACTTCATGCAAATGGTATCCTAGCATTCAGCACATTTGGCGAAGAAAATATGCGCGAGATTAGCAGCACAACAGGAGTCGGCTTAACCTATCCTACCCAATCGGCACTGGTAGCGGAACTGTTGGCATTGGACTATGAAATTCTCCTGGTCGAAGAAGAACTCTTGAGTTTAACCTTTGAAAGCCCTTTACAGGTGCTCACCCACCTGAAAAAAACTGGGGTGACAGGTATAAAAAATCATCGCTGGACAAAAAGCAAACTTCAGGCCTATTGTACCGAATATATAGATCGCTATGCCGTTGGCACACAGGTTCCGTTAACCTATCACCCCATCTATATCATTGCAAAGAAAAAATGA